The sequence below is a genomic window from Opitutia bacterium.
TGTGCGAGATGTCGTCACGCGTGTATCCCATCGAGCGAAGGATCGCGATCTCCTTGGTCTTCTCCATGACGATCATCGCAAGCGTGTTGAACATCGCCAGGCCGGCGATGAGCGTGAAGACGGAAACGGTGATGCCCGAGGAGATGCGGAGCGCGCGGAACACCTCGAGCCAAGTTTTTTCGCGTTGCTGCCAGCTCGCGGCGCTGTGGCGCAACACCTCTTCCATGTGGCGCGCGTCCTCAGGCGCGCGGTCCTTGTCGTAGACGTTGACCTGCAGGAAGGAGGCTCCGTTGGTCTTTTTCAGAATCGAGCGGGCTTCGATGAGCTGGAGATATACGCGCTCCTTGTCGATGTCACTGACGCCGGTTTCGTAGATCGCGGCCACGCGGTAACGGCGCGATTGACCGGCAGCCTCGATGATGAACGAGTCGTCGATTTCGAGCTGGAGACGATCGGCGAGGACCTTGCCCACGATCGCGCTGCTCGGCTGTTCACGGAACTTGGCGAGACTGCCGCGGACGATCTGCGACGCCATCTCGGAAACGTTGAGGTGATCCTCCAAGCGGATGCCGAAAACCTTCACCGTCTCATTCTTGAACGAGCTGCGGAGAATCGCCGATCCGGTGACGACTTCGGAGACGGCGGAGACATTCTTGAAATCCTTCAGCGCATCAATGAGCAGCTTCGGTTCCTCGATACCTTCGATGAACTTACGACCCTCCTTCTGTGCGATGACGAAATCGCCCGCGCCGCCACCACCTGCCTCCATCGTGCGAAGCGTGTCCTGAATCTTGTCGGAAATGCGGATCGCGCCGTTGGTGCCCAGGATCGTCTTGATGAAGAATTTTTCGAAGCCGCTCGTCGTAGCCTGTGTCACAACAAAGAGGCCAACGCCGAGGATGATGCACGCCAAGCTCATGAGCATGGCGCGCTTCTTCGCGGTGAGGAACCGCAGGGCGATACGGAAATTCGGCGACATGCCCGAGGTCAGGAGCTGGTAGTCGCGCGCTCTTCGAGCACGCGGACCCGGTCGCCCGCTTGGAAGCGGTCGAGATCTTCGACGATGACGAGATCGCCCTGCTTCAGGCCCTCGAGCACCTCGGCTTGGTTCAGGCCCACGAAACCGACCTTGACCGCGCGACGGGAGACCTTGCCGTCAACAACGACAAACACTTCGTTGCCGCGGAGGGCGCGGCGAGGAACGTTGGTCTTGGCATCGCGTTTGCCGATGATGATGCTGACTTCACCGGTGAGACCCGGAACGAGTTTTTCCGGCGGCAAATCTACCGACAGATGCACGAGGTAGCGCTGCGTCTCGGCGTCGGCGGTGGGCAGCACCTTGGCGACGGAGGCGCCGTAAAGTTGCAAACCATAACCCAGGAAACGCACGGAGGCCTGCTGGCCGACGCGGATGCCGGAGAAGTTTTCTTCGCTGATGCGCGCCTCGACGGTGCGGCTGGTGGATATGAGCTCAGCAATAGGCGCATTCGGGTCGATGAGGTCGCCCGCCCGAGCGAATACTTGTGCGATGACGCCGTCGAACGGCGCGCGCATGGTCATCTTGGTGAGTTGGCGGCGCTTGACGGCGAGGAGATTTTCCAAGGTATCGAGCTTCTGCTTGTTCTCTACGTCCTCGAGGGCGAGCTTTTGCTCGACCTGCTTCACGAGACGCTGGGCTTTTACCAAATCGCTGGAGGAGCGGCTGCCGAGCTGGACGAGGCGCTCGATGTTGGCGAGTTCGTCCTTCGCGTTGTCGAGTTCGATTTTCACCGCGGAGCCGACTTGCATGCGACGCCTTTGCGCGCTGAGGTCAGCTTCGATCTGCTGGATGGCGAGTTCGAGATCGCCCGGATCGATGGCGACGAGGAAATCCCCCTGCTTCATGCTCTTGCCCGGGTCGAGCTCGCTGCGGGTGACACGACCGGCAATCTCCGTCTTCACGAGCATGCGATACTCAGCCATCACGGTAACGCTGCCGGGCACGGCATCGATCGCCAGGCCGGGTTTCGCCGGAGCGACAACCGCAACTGGGCGGGAAAAATAGACAATGAGCCAAGCGCCCGCAGCGAGGACCAAGGCGACAAAGCCGAGGCGCAGCGCGAGCTTCGAGGAGGGCTTATTTGGCATTGAGGTAGCGGGCCGGGAGGATCTTTAGCGCGTTGTCGGATCCGGTGAGGGACAGGAACTCTGTCCACTTGTTCAGGAGATCGAGTCGCTGTTGCAGCGCGGAGAAATCACTGCTGAGGAAGTTGATGTTTGCGGCATCTACGTCTTTTTGGGTGTTGAGGCCGCGCTGTAGATTGTCGCGCGTGCGCTTGACGGCATCCTCGCTGAGTGCGCGGCGAGTATCGTAGAGCTGCACGGTGCGAGCGGAATAGCGAATCTGGCGCTCTAGATCACGGGCCTGATCGCTGTAAATCTGCCGCATCATCTCAAGCTGCCGCTCGGAGCTGCGCTTGCTGGAGAGTGCCGAGCGTTTCGCGCCGGTCGTGGCAAAACCATCGAAGATGCTCCAAACGGCCATGACGTTTAGGTTTCGCGATTCAACGCCAACTTGTGAAACCGCCGTCGCGGAGGCGTTGGTTTGGTTCGCCTGGGAAATGTTGGCGCTAACGCTGATCTTCGGGAAGAGGCGGAACTTCGCTACCTTGTAGTTCAAGTCCGCCTGTTTGATCTGCGCCTGAATGACCTGAAGCGGCAGCATGTCATCGATGCCGGCGGCAGTGAAGAGGTCCAGAACGGGAGTCGCGCGGTCGATGCTGTAGTAGTGCGGGTCGACCGGCATCGTTTCCGGAATGGACTCATCATCGATGACCGCCTGACCGGTAAAGCGGCTGAAAGCGCGCTTCGCGGCGAGTAGGTCGGACTCGGAGCGCTCAAGATTGATGCGCGCTTCGTCGACCGCCAGACGGGGTCCAATTATATCACCCGGTGAAATGCGGCCGGTGCGCAAACGCTCTT
It includes:
- a CDS encoding efflux RND transporter periplasmic adaptor subunit, translating into MPNKPSSKLALRLGFVALVLAAGAWLIVYFSRPVAVVAPAKPGLAIDAVPGSVTVMAEYRMLVKTEIAGRVTRSELDPGKSMKQGDFLVAIDPGDLELAIQQIEADLSAQRRRMQVGSAVKIELDNAKDELANIERLVQLGSRSSSDLVKAQRLVKQVEQKLALEDVENKQKLDTLENLLAVKRRQLTKMTMRAPFDGVIAQVFARAGDLIDPNAPIAELISTSRTVEARISEENFSGIRVGQQASVRFLGYGLQLYGASVAKVLPTADAETQRYLVHLSVDLPPEKLVPGLTGEVSIIIGKRDAKTNVPRRALRGNEVFVVVDGKVSRRAVKVGFVGLNQAEVLEGLKQGDLVIVEDLDRFQAGDRVRVLEERATTSS
- a CDS encoding ABC transporter permease — protein: MSPNFRIALRFLTAKKRAMLMSLACIILGVGLFVVTQATTSGFEKFFIKTILGTNGAIRISDKIQDTLRTMEAGGGGAGDFVIAQKEGRKFIEGIEEPKLLIDALKDFKNVSAVSEVVTGSAILRSSFKNETVKVFGIRLEDHLNVSEMASQIVRGSLAKFREQPSSAIVGKVLADRLQLEIDDSFIIEAAGQSRRYRVAAIYETGVSDIDKERVYLQLIEARSILKKTNGASFLQVNVYDKDRAPEDARHMEEVLRHSAASWQQREKTWLEVFRALRISSGITVSVFTLIAGLAMFNTLAMIVMEKTKEIAILRSMGYTRDDISHIFLWQAGIVLAIGTILGCALGAGVTYAVSQTPIRIRGIFATDTFIVSWSIWHYVWATVTAVVMVLVASLIPARRAARLEPGDIIRGTSQ
- a CDS encoding TolC family protein; the encoded protein is MLNRSLSRSILSLCAVFLSVGVTLAADDNFSAYRTEEVFPQLKPILEKAMAQSPQVLLRALDINQAEAAYVMTRSSLLPRLDASYYYSTNTTAVSDVRDVKSRSDGLFYNISVSQPLFQWGTLKAQTDSARIGVKIAEKNFAEAYRLLAVTIRQQYGVLILRKAGLKLAAESLRLSQENLAVDEERLRTGRISPGDIIGPRLAVDEARINLERSESDLLAAKRAFSRFTGQAVIDDESIPETMPVDPHYYSIDRATPVLDLFTAAGIDDMLPLQVIQAQIKQADLNYKVAKFRLFPKISVSANISQANQTNASATAVSQVGVESRNLNVMAVWSIFDGFATTGAKRSALSSKRSSERQLEMMRQIYSDQARDLERQIRYSARTVQLYDTRRALSEDAVKRTRDNLQRGLNTQKDVDAANINFLSSDFSALQQRLDLLNKWTEFLSLTGSDNALKILPARYLNAK